In Vespa velutina chromosome 1, iVesVel2.1, whole genome shotgun sequence, the following proteins share a genomic window:
- the LOC124952467 gene encoding alanine--glyoxylate aminotransferase 2, mitochondrial isoform X3, which yields MYYKKPLLLYEGRNQWLWDHDGKRYLDMFGGVVTVSIGHCHPKIIAAISDQASKLGHVSALYMHPRLYEYREKLAAKLPKKLSVIYLVNSGSEANELAFLMARLYTGEQNILSLKNCYHGGTYETSATTALSTWKYAIPQPPGHIHVFNPGLQKYLSCDSKCKDCSVPGVKDTCNCSKDECVLFQKYLDEFEDIFRYSLPRKRGVAAFIAESIQGIGGVIQYPRLFLKNVYEIVHENGGLCIADEVQTGFGRTGDHFWGFEGHGIQPDIVTMAKGIANGIPLGIVATTAEIASCLNRALHFNTFSGNPIICAAGSAVLDVIENDDMQKNALITGTYLCHQLSTLTHDFPDIVSDVRGKGFMIGVELAENNKIKKYIKEEHMRDIFEDIKDMGVLVGKGGLSANVLRITPPMCVTKEDADFTVNVIKRALQRYREKRLYEKEF from the exons atgtattataaaaagccattattattatatgaaggACGGAATCAATGGCTATGGGATCATGATGGTAAACGATATTTAGATATGTTCGGTGGCGTTGTTACTGTTTCTATAGGCCATTGTCACCC AAAAATCATAGCTGCGATATCAGATCAAGCGAGCAAACTTGGTCATGTATCAGCGCTTTACATGCATCCTcgtttatatgaatatagagaaaaattagCTGCCAAATTACCGAAAAAGCTTTCAGTCATTTATCTCGTCAATAGTGGCTCCGAAGCTAACGAATTAGCATTTTTAATGGCAAGACTTTACACTGGCGAACAAAATATCCTTTCATTGAAGAATTGTTATCATGGTGGTACTTATGAAACTTCGGCAACGACCGCTTTAAGCACGTGGAAATATGCGATTCCTCAGCCACCTGGTCATATACAC gTATTTAATCCAGGCTTACAGAAATATCTTTCTTGCGATTCGAAATGTAAAGATTGCTCTGTGCCAGGTGTAAAAGATACGTGTAATTGCAGCAAAGACGAATGTGTCTTATTCCAAAAATATTTGGATGAATTCgaagatatttttcgataCAGTTTGCCAAGGAAACGAGGTGTTGCTGCTTTTATCGCAGAAAGCATTCAA GGTATCGGAGGTGTTATACAATATCCACGGTTGttcttaaaaaatgtttatgagATCGTTCACGAAAATGGTGGTCTTTGTATAGCCGACGAAGTACAAACTGGCTTCGGTAGAACAGGTGATCATTTTTGGGGTTTCGAAGGTCATGGAATTCAACCTGATATAGTAACAATGGCAAAGGGTATTGCAAATGGAATTCCTCTTGGTATTGTTGCGACTACTGCTGAAATTGCTAGTTGCTTGAACAGAGCACTTCATTTCAATACCTTTTCTGGAAATCCAATTATTTGTGCTGCAGGATCAGCAGTACTTGAT GTAATCGAGAACGATGATATGCAAAAAAATGCCCTAATTACGGGGACTTATTTGTGTCATCAATTAAGTACCTTAACTCACGATTTTCCGGATATTGTGTCTGACGTTCGAGGAAAAGGTTTTATGATAGGTGTAGAATTGgcggaaaataataaaataaaaaaatatatcaaagagGAACATATGCGCGATATATTCGAAGATATCAAAGATATGGGTGTACTTGTTGGAAAAGGTGGATTATCTGCGAAT gTTTTAAGAATAACACCACCAATGTGCGTTACAAAGGAAGATGCAGATTTTACAGTGAATGTTATTAAAAGAGCATTGCAACGATATCGTGAAAAACGTTTATACGAGAAAGAATTTTAG
- the LOC124952446 gene encoding Krueppel homolog 1-like has protein sequence MVSYYQTEPIPNPVTVSVTSVLPNLETMNPVKNLVCSPDLPVFGSTTCTTAAAVTVESLTNSNEEKAYQCLLCQKSFDQKSLYQSHLRSHGKEGEDPYRCNICEKTFAVPARLTRHYRTHTGEKPYQCEYCSKSFSVKENLSVHRRIHTKERPYKCDVCERAFEHSGKLHRHMRIHTGERPHKCTVCSKTFIQSGQLVIHMRTHTGEKPYVCKSCGKGFTCSKQLKVHTRTHTGEKPYTCDICGKSFGYNHVLKLHQVAHYGEKVYKCTLCHETFGSKKTMELHIKTHSDSSSSSSSSSSSSSSSSSSSSTSSGISSARESPIESIMEISQSNSVAPNAPSPIPICGGNNKELPRKNAENIPCSPNEVYPNQRDFSYYVFPREQYPQSVSSINGPMGLLNAGIEERSVHQIVNLEQQSHVFLYSDISSSPYPITEFAFPNRGVEPMVGECPSLLNLPGNDARRRVEAALEAVEEERQREYGMNVKKEEQILTPPSSNPVSPAPSPDPLDLAIPVRETLILPPRKRCKMILESMESERSASLLGSQRQSSVIHFARAS, from the coding sequence ATGGTGAGTTATTACCAAACCGAGCCGATCCCGAATCCAGTGACGGTATCAGTGACGAGCGTGCTGCCAAATTTGGAGACGATGAACCCAGTGAAGAACCTTGTTTGCAGCCCGGACCTTCCGGTCTTCGGCTCGACGACATGTACCACGGCTGCTGCCGTTACCGTCGAAAGTCTGACAAACTCGAACGAGGAGAAGGCTTACCAGTGTCTTCTCTGTCAGAAGAGCTTCGATCAAAAAAGTTTGTATCAGAGTCACTTGCGTTCGCACggtaaagagggagaggatcCTTATCGGTGCAATATTTGTGAGAAAACATTTGCGGTACCTGCACGTTTGACCAGGCATTACAGGACTCACACGGGCGAGAAGCCTTATCAGTGCGAATACTGCAGCAAGTCCTTCTCTGTGAAGGAAAATCTTAGCGTTCATCGACGGATACATACGAAGGAACGACCATACAAGTGCGATGTTTGCGAGCGTGCCTTCGAGCATAGCGGCAAACTCCATCGTCACATGCGAATCCACACGGGCGAACGTCCACACAAGTGTACAGTTTGCTCGAAGACGTTCATACAAAGCGGCCAGCTGGTAATACATATGCGTACACACACCGGTGAAAAACCTTATGTATGTAAGTCTTGCGGCAAGGGATTCACCTGTTCGAAGCAGCTAAAGGTACATACTCGTACCCATACCGGCGAAAAGCCTTATACTTGCGATATATGCGGAAAGTCCTTCGGATATAATCACGTATTGAAACTCCATCAAGTAGCACATTATGGTGAAAAGGTCTACAAGTGTACCCTCTGTCACGAAACTTTTGGCTCGAAAAAAACGATGGAGCTTCACATAAAAACACATTCAGACtcatcctcctcgtcctcatcttcatcctcctcatcttcgtcctcttcttcttcgtcctcaaCATCCAGCGGAATCTCTTCCGCCAGAGAGTCACCGATCGAATCGATCATGGAGATCTCACAGAGTAACTCCGTTGCTCCTAATGCACCATCACCAATACCGATCTGTGGCGGAAACAACAAAGAACTTCCGCGTAAGAACGCAGAGAATATCCCATGTAGCCCGAACGAAGTTTATCCAAATCAACGGGATTTCTCGTACTATGTTTTCCCAAGAGAACAGTATCCTCAATCAGTTTCCTCGATAAACGGTCCAATGGGTCTGTTAAACGCAGGAATCGAAGAAAGATCGGTTCATCAAATTGTCAACCTCGAACAACAGTCTCATGTCTTCCTTTATTCCGACATATCCTCAAGTCCTTACCCAATAACCGAGTTTGCTTTTCCAAATAGAGGAGTTGAACCGATGGTCGGTGAATGTCCGTCCTTGCTGAATCTACCCGGAAATGATGCTCGTAGAAGAGTCGAGGCAGCTTTGGAGGCCGTTGAGGAAGAGAGACAACGGGAGTACGGAATGAACgtgaaaaaagaggaacagaTACTTACGCCACCGAGCAGCAATCCTGTCAGTCCAGCACCTTCGCCAGATCCTCTCGATCTCGCTATACCTGTCAGGGAAACTTTGATCTTACCACCAAGGAAACGTTGCAAGATGATTCTCGAATCAATGGAAAGCGAGAGAAGCGCAAGTCTTCTTGGCTCTCAAAGGCAAAGTTCCGTTATTCATTTTGCACGTGCCTCATAG
- the LOC124952467 gene encoding alanine--glyoxylate aminotransferase 2, mitochondrial isoform X2, translating into MYYNINRHFKYICYAFNSTFKKSFNRRNVSMVTTDKQIEMPAFQHTPSVYTGPSYDSLKTAYESSISPSLKMYYKKPLLLYEGRNQWLWDHDGKRYLDMFGGVVTVSIGHCHPGSEANELAFLMARLYTGEQNILSLKNCYHGGTYETSATTALSTWKYAIPQPPGHIHVFNPGLQKYLSCDSKCKDCSVPGVKDTCNCSKDECVLFQKYLDEFEDIFRYSLPRKRGVAAFIAESIQGIGGVIQYPRLFLKNVYEIVHENGGLCIADEVQTGFGRTGDHFWGFEGHGIQPDIVTMAKGIANGIPLGIVATTAEIASCLNRALHFNTFSGNPIICAAGSAVLDVIENDDMQKNALITGTYLCHQLSTLTHDFPDIVSDVRGKGFMIGVELAENNKIKKYIKEEHMRDIFEDIKDMGVLVGKGGLSANVLRITPPMCVTKEDADFTVNVIKRALQRYREKRLYEKEF; encoded by the exons atgtattacaatataaatcgTCACTTCAAATACATTTGTTATGCTTTTAATTCaacgtttaaaaaat CATTTAATAGAAGAAATGTTAGTATGGTAACTACAGATAAACAAATAGAGATGCCAGCTTTTCAACATACACCATCCGTTTATAcg gGTCCAAGTTACGATAGTTTAAAAACAGCATACGAGTCGAGCATATCACCTagtttaaaaatgtattataaaaagccattattattatatgaaggACGGAATCAATGGCTATGGGATCATGATGGTAAACGATATTTAGATATGTTCGGTGGCGTTGTTACTGTTTCTATAGGCCATTGTCACCC TGGCTCCGAAGCTAACGAATTAGCATTTTTAATGGCAAGACTTTACACTGGCGAACAAAATATCCTTTCATTGAAGAATTGTTATCATGGTGGTACTTATGAAACTTCGGCAACGACCGCTTTAAGCACGTGGAAATATGCGATTCCTCAGCCACCTGGTCATATACAC gTATTTAATCCAGGCTTACAGAAATATCTTTCTTGCGATTCGAAATGTAAAGATTGCTCTGTGCCAGGTGTAAAAGATACGTGTAATTGCAGCAAAGACGAATGTGTCTTATTCCAAAAATATTTGGATGAATTCgaagatatttttcgataCAGTTTGCCAAGGAAACGAGGTGTTGCTGCTTTTATCGCAGAAAGCATTCAA GGTATCGGAGGTGTTATACAATATCCACGGTTGttcttaaaaaatgtttatgagATCGTTCACGAAAATGGTGGTCTTTGTATAGCCGACGAAGTACAAACTGGCTTCGGTAGAACAGGTGATCATTTTTGGGGTTTCGAAGGTCATGGAATTCAACCTGATATAGTAACAATGGCAAAGGGTATTGCAAATGGAATTCCTCTTGGTATTGTTGCGACTACTGCTGAAATTGCTAGTTGCTTGAACAGAGCACTTCATTTCAATACCTTTTCTGGAAATCCAATTATTTGTGCTGCAGGATCAGCAGTACTTGAT GTAATCGAGAACGATGATATGCAAAAAAATGCCCTAATTACGGGGACTTATTTGTGTCATCAATTAAGTACCTTAACTCACGATTTTCCGGATATTGTGTCTGACGTTCGAGGAAAAGGTTTTATGATAGGTGTAGAATTGgcggaaaataataaaataaaaaaatatatcaaagagGAACATATGCGCGATATATTCGAAGATATCAAAGATATGGGTGTACTTGTTGGAAAAGGTGGATTATCTGCGAAT gTTTTAAGAATAACACCACCAATGTGCGTTACAAAGGAAGATGCAGATTTTACAGTGAATGTTATTAAAAGAGCATTGCAACGATATCGTGAAAAACGTTTATACGAGAAAGAATTTTAG
- the LOC124952487 gene encoding transmembrane protein 208 translates to MATKKSKVATKGAKQIVDENVSTLNFYRNMIFGALGIYFIFMLVFFEFTTLIITLTIFSVIVYVASYQFMIYMARATYLESGQLLDSGVDLNIEGGIGEHVKDLIILTSGVQILSLISNYFWLLWLLVPLRGGWMIWKQILSPWFFTSPQEEPEVNEKKQRKLEKKMARRH, encoded by the exons ATGGcg ACAAAAAAATCTAAAGTGGCAACGAAAGGTGCTAAACAGATAGTAGATGAAAATGTTTCCACTTTAaacttttatagaaatatgatATTTGGAGCATtaggaatatattttatcttcatgttagttttttttgaatttacaactttaataata ACATTAACAATCTTTTCTGTGATTGTATATGTTGCAAGTTATCAATTTATGATATACATGGCACGTGCTACTTATTTAGAATCCGGGCAGCTTTTAGATTCTGGAGTAGATCTTAACATAGAGGGTGGTATTGGAGA GCATGTTAAAGACTTGATTATATTAACTTCAGGAGTACAAATACTTTCACTTATATCGAATTACTTTTGGCTCTTATGGCTTTTG GTGCCTTTAAGAGGAGGTTGGATGATTTGGAAACAAATATTGTCTCCATGGTTTTTCACTTCGCCTCAAGAAGAGCCAGAAGTTAATGAGAAAAAACAACGGAagctagaaaagaaaatggcaaGAAGACATTGA
- the LOC124952467 gene encoding alanine--glyoxylate aminotransferase 2 homolog 1, mitochondrial isoform X1 gives MYYNINRHFKYICYAFNSTFKKSFNRRNVSMVTTDKQIEMPAFQHTPSVYTGPSYDSLKTAYESSISPSLKMYYKKPLLLYEGRNQWLWDHDGKRYLDMFGGVVTVSIGHCHPKIIAAISDQASKLGHVSALYMHPRLYEYREKLAAKLPKKLSVIYLVNSGSEANELAFLMARLYTGEQNILSLKNCYHGGTYETSATTALSTWKYAIPQPPGHIHVFNPGLQKYLSCDSKCKDCSVPGVKDTCNCSKDECVLFQKYLDEFEDIFRYSLPRKRGVAAFIAESIQGIGGVIQYPRLFLKNVYEIVHENGGLCIADEVQTGFGRTGDHFWGFEGHGIQPDIVTMAKGIANGIPLGIVATTAEIASCLNRALHFNTFSGNPIICAAGSAVLDVIENDDMQKNALITGTYLCHQLSTLTHDFPDIVSDVRGKGFMIGVELAENNKIKKYIKEEHMRDIFEDIKDMGVLVGKGGLSANVLRITPPMCVTKEDADFTVNVIKRALQRYREKRLYEKEF, from the exons atgtattacaatataaatcgTCACTTCAAATACATTTGTTATGCTTTTAATTCaacgtttaaaaaat CATTTAATAGAAGAAATGTTAGTATGGTAACTACAGATAAACAAATAGAGATGCCAGCTTTTCAACATACACCATCCGTTTATAcg gGTCCAAGTTACGATAGTTTAAAAACAGCATACGAGTCGAGCATATCACCTagtttaaaaatgtattataaaaagccattattattatatgaaggACGGAATCAATGGCTATGGGATCATGATGGTAAACGATATTTAGATATGTTCGGTGGCGTTGTTACTGTTTCTATAGGCCATTGTCACCC AAAAATCATAGCTGCGATATCAGATCAAGCGAGCAAACTTGGTCATGTATCAGCGCTTTACATGCATCCTcgtttatatgaatatagagaaaaattagCTGCCAAATTACCGAAAAAGCTTTCAGTCATTTATCTCGTCAATAGTGGCTCCGAAGCTAACGAATTAGCATTTTTAATGGCAAGACTTTACACTGGCGAACAAAATATCCTTTCATTGAAGAATTGTTATCATGGTGGTACTTATGAAACTTCGGCAACGACCGCTTTAAGCACGTGGAAATATGCGATTCCTCAGCCACCTGGTCATATACAC gTATTTAATCCAGGCTTACAGAAATATCTTTCTTGCGATTCGAAATGTAAAGATTGCTCTGTGCCAGGTGTAAAAGATACGTGTAATTGCAGCAAAGACGAATGTGTCTTATTCCAAAAATATTTGGATGAATTCgaagatatttttcgataCAGTTTGCCAAGGAAACGAGGTGTTGCTGCTTTTATCGCAGAAAGCATTCAA GGTATCGGAGGTGTTATACAATATCCACGGTTGttcttaaaaaatgtttatgagATCGTTCACGAAAATGGTGGTCTTTGTATAGCCGACGAAGTACAAACTGGCTTCGGTAGAACAGGTGATCATTTTTGGGGTTTCGAAGGTCATGGAATTCAACCTGATATAGTAACAATGGCAAAGGGTATTGCAAATGGAATTCCTCTTGGTATTGTTGCGACTACTGCTGAAATTGCTAGTTGCTTGAACAGAGCACTTCATTTCAATACCTTTTCTGGAAATCCAATTATTTGTGCTGCAGGATCAGCAGTACTTGAT GTAATCGAGAACGATGATATGCAAAAAAATGCCCTAATTACGGGGACTTATTTGTGTCATCAATTAAGTACCTTAACTCACGATTTTCCGGATATTGTGTCTGACGTTCGAGGAAAAGGTTTTATGATAGGTGTAGAATTGgcggaaaataataaaataaaaaaatatatcaaagagGAACATATGCGCGATATATTCGAAGATATCAAAGATATGGGTGTACTTGTTGGAAAAGGTGGATTATCTGCGAAT gTTTTAAGAATAACACCACCAATGTGCGTTACAAAGGAAGATGCAGATTTTACAGTGAATGTTATTAAAAGAGCATTGCAACGATATCGTGAAAAACGTTTATACGAGAAAGAATTTTAG
- the LOC124948283 gene encoding uncharacterized protein LOC124948283: MFCLPTRKIHRHNKIKANHIDVLDNRFDHVHLDIIFLPNVKDYQYCLTIIDRFTRWPVAILLKDMTTDIITTALYEHWICHYGTPIKITIGQGTQFKIVERMHRILKATLMCSPKSWMEILSTVLLGLRKSFKLDIQATPADILYGICLYLPDEFFVTAEQQSEP; the protein is encoded by the exons ATGTTTTGTTTGCCAACGAGAAAAATTCATCGTCACAACAAGATCAAGGCAAACCACATAGATGTACTTGATAACCGCTTCGATCACGTTCACTTGGATATTATCTTTCTACCAAACGTCAAAGACTACCAATACTGCTTAACTATTATTGATCGTTTCACCAGATGGCCTGTGGCTATACTTTTGAAGGACATGACAACGGATATCATCACTACTGCACTTTACGAACATTGGATCTGTCATTACGGTACACCAATAAAAATCACAATCGGCCAAGGAACTCAATTCAA AATTGTAGAAAGGATGCACAGGATTCTCAAAGCAACACTGATGTGTTCCCCTAAATCATGGATGGAGATCTTATCTACAGTATTATTAGGCCTAAGAAAAAGCTTTAAACTTGACATTCAAGCCACCCCAGCTGACATCCTATATGGTATCTGTTTATACCTACCAGACGAATTCTTCGTCACTGCTGAACAACAATCTGAACCATAA